In the genome of Bacillus sp. S3, one region contains:
- a CDS encoding acyl-CoA thioesterase, translating to MLKKPLQKCKLVGKERNVVVDTYFVSTREIQLYYADTDMMGVIYHANYLKFFELGRTGFIEDIGYSYLSMEEMGYYAPVYDITITYKKPLRYGDQAFVKTWVELNDGIKTIYGYTIVNGGEEVCAVGTSTHIIVKKDNFRPTSFKKAFPEWYLKYEEIKKK from the coding sequence ATGTTAAAAAAGCCATTACAAAAATGTAAGTTAGTTGGCAAGGAAAGGAACGTTGTTGTGGATACTTATTTTGTTTCGACAAGGGAAATTCAGCTTTACTACGCTGACACAGATATGATGGGTGTCATTTATCATGCCAACTATTTAAAGTTTTTCGAGCTTGGCCGGACCGGGTTTATTGAAGACATCGGCTATAGTTATTTATCGATGGAGGAGATGGGCTATTACGCGCCTGTTTATGACATTACCATTACGTACAAAAAACCATTACGGTACGGCGATCAAGCATTTGTAAAAACTTGGGTCGAATTAAATGACGGTATTAAAACCATTTATGGCTACACCATTGTTAATGGCGGCGAAGAAGTTTGTGCGGTTGGTACATCTACTCACATTATCGTGAAAAAAGATAATTTCAGACCAACATCCTTTAAAAAGGCTTTTCCGGAATGGTATTTAAAATACGAGGAAATTAAGAAAAAATAA
- a CDS encoding CapA family protein, translated as MKKKAIIPSIFIILVCIVVTAVVLIQQNQASKKKDTVFLSKEHKPRPSQTVNREMTEKITIGAIGDILIHSPVYLDAFNGKEYNFNPMFEPMKPLLEKPDVLTANQESMLGGIDLGLSGYPMFNSPHEVADALVHSGVDIVSTANNHTLDKGEKGIQSETAYLESIGLPHVGSFLDETDRQKLRILHKNGIKIAFLSYTYGTNGIPVPVGKDFLVNLIDREMMKNEIHRAKKEADVVVMSIHWGNEYQRIPTNDQKDLAGFLANEGVDIIFGSHPHVLQPMEWIQTADGRKSFVIYSLGNFISAQYGDYKDIGGLATLEITKHISEKGNTIALSNPVFYPTYVTSQKYHNFRVVPLEKAGEYGLSNAEAKYKEIQDHMKQWLR; from the coding sequence ATGAAAAAAAAGGCTATTATTCCCTCTATTTTTATTATTTTGGTTTGTATTGTGGTTACAGCGGTTGTGCTTATTCAGCAAAATCAAGCCTCTAAAAAGAAAGACACGGTTTTCTTGTCTAAGGAACATAAGCCGCGGCCATCACAAACGGTCAATCGTGAGATGACAGAAAAAATTACGATTGGTGCTATCGGAGATATTCTTATTCACAGCCCTGTTTATCTGGATGCATTTAATGGTAAAGAATACAATTTTAATCCTATGTTTGAACCTATGAAACCGCTTTTAGAAAAGCCCGACGTACTCACAGCTAATCAAGAAAGCATGTTGGGTGGAATTGATTTGGGGCTATCCGGTTATCCGATGTTCAACAGCCCGCACGAGGTGGCTGATGCCCTCGTCCATTCAGGAGTTGACATTGTTTCCACAGCAAATAATCATACTTTGGATAAAGGAGAAAAAGGGATTCAATCGGAGACAGCATACTTAGAAAGCATCGGATTGCCACATGTGGGCAGCTTTTTGGACGAAACGGATCGTCAAAAATTGCGGATCCTCCATAAGAACGGTATCAAAATCGCTTTTCTTTCTTATACTTATGGGACAAATGGAATTCCTGTTCCAGTTGGAAAGGATTTCCTCGTCAATCTGATTGACCGCGAAATGATGAAGAACGAAATTCATCGGGCAAAAAAAGAGGCAGATGTAGTGGTGATGAGCATCCATTGGGGAAATGAATACCAGAGAATCCCTACAAATGATCAAAAGGACTTAGCTGGTTTCCTGGCAAATGAAGGTGTTGACATCATCTTTGGTTCCCACCCTCACGTTTTACAGCCGATGGAATGGATTCAGACAGCTGATGGCAGGAAATCGTTCGTAATCTACTCATTAGGTAATTTTATTTCTGCACAATATGGTGATTATAAGGATATTGGCGGATTAGCTACGCTTGAAATTACTAAACATATATCTGAAAAAGGTAACACGATTGCACTTTCGAACCCAGTTTTTTATCCAACCTATGTAACCAGTCAAAAATATCACAACTTCCGTGTCGTACCATTAGAAAAGGCCGGTGAATATGGCCTATCAAATGCCGAAGCAAAATACAAAGAAATTCAAGACCATATGAAGCAATGGCTCCGTTAA
- a CDS encoding AAA family ATPase translates to MKQQGKQRSGSTELINQWEKELNETGVINDEAQLITEISQEPNPQIKSKLLTLAAISRLGRNNQDSLAGIWLQEALKLYPENQKAKEYTIQSDWKRLHDLLSPLSFPPLRETDNRTAKKKTAEQLIEVCQTFLANADQQINDLHTTLDITSSMVNNELFQKYQKLIDLLSSVIEETSSLLTAAEDYDQSITGVFHTSTYYDDLKLHMANVEEIKQTWEQQFLEADKTDMEEEKALDQLNNMIGMDLVKKRVNDFYRFLKYQKQRKELGFQIKDELSLHMILTGNPGTGKTTLARLMAKIYHELGVLPRAEVIETDRSQLVGSFVGQTEENVRSIVERSIGGVLFIDEAYSLKREGQTGNDYGQAAIDTLVSLMTGNEYGGKFAVFLAGYPEEMRTFLDANPGLRSRFPQSNLIHLPNYSNRELIEIAEKVAAENDYILTEESKIEIHHRLDQERVDDTFGNARTVRNIVLDAIFKKGADNQAADEGVLDYMLLNKEDFLTEIENISESPQDKLNRLVGLESLKLEMRTLISFVKMQQFRRKKGLPAVPIQLHAVFTGNPGTGKTTVAKIYAEFLKECGILKRGHLIVASRADFVAGYVGQTAGKTKKKVREALGGVLFIDEAYSLLSQTAGDFGKEVIDTLVDEMTKHNENLVVVLAGYPNEMDQLLESNPGLRSRFKKFLLFPDYSSEELLEIMSSYAECFQYQLTQDAKNLLIQTMEAEVFKGNGRFATNLVDEIIQAQAFRLMDGDEDEISFEKSMHLEVEDVKKAITKM, encoded by the coding sequence TTGAAGCAACAAGGAAAACAACGGTCAGGATCCACTGAGCTAATCAACCAATGGGAAAAAGAATTGAATGAAACTGGCGTTATTAACGATGAAGCACAGTTGATTACTGAGATAAGTCAAGAGCCAAACCCACAAATCAAGTCGAAATTGTTAACATTAGCCGCAATTTCACGACTTGGACGGAATAATCAGGATTCACTAGCAGGTATTTGGCTTCAAGAAGCCCTCAAACTTTATCCTGAAAATCAAAAAGCAAAAGAATATACGATACAATCAGACTGGAAAAGGCTGCATGATCTACTATCTCCGCTATCCTTTCCTCCGCTCCGGGAAACAGATAATCGTACAGCAAAAAAGAAAACAGCGGAGCAGCTGATCGAGGTTTGTCAAACCTTTTTAGCAAATGCAGATCAACAGATCAACGATTTGCACACCACTCTGGATATTACCTCATCAATGGTAAATAACGAGCTTTTTCAAAAATATCAAAAGCTGATCGATTTGCTTTCTTCCGTTATTGAGGAAACGAGCAGCCTTTTAACAGCGGCGGAAGATTACGATCAATCGATTACGGGTGTTTTCCATACGTCAACCTATTATGATGATTTGAAATTGCATATGGCGAATGTAGAAGAGATAAAACAAACGTGGGAGCAGCAATTTCTTGAAGCAGATAAAACAGACATGGAAGAAGAAAAGGCATTAGATCAGTTAAATAACATGATTGGAATGGATTTGGTAAAAAAACGGGTGAATGACTTCTACCGTTTTTTAAAGTATCAGAAGCAGCGAAAGGAATTAGGATTTCAAATAAAAGATGAATTGAGTCTCCACATGATATTAACCGGCAATCCAGGGACAGGAAAAACGACCTTAGCCAGGCTAATGGCAAAAATCTATCATGAGCTTGGGGTACTGCCACGTGCAGAAGTGATTGAAACAGACCGCTCCCAGTTGGTCGGTTCCTTTGTAGGCCAGACTGAAGAAAACGTCCGAAGTATTGTCGAGCGTTCAATTGGTGGTGTGTTATTCATTGATGAAGCCTATAGTCTTAAACGTGAGGGGCAAACAGGAAATGATTATGGACAGGCAGCGATTGATACGCTTGTTTCACTGATGACCGGCAATGAGTATGGCGGAAAATTCGCCGTTTTTTTGGCGGGGTACCCGGAAGAAATGCGCACTTTTTTAGATGCCAATCCAGGTTTGCGCAGCCGTTTCCCACAGTCCAACCTTATTCATTTACCCAATTACTCAAACAGGGAACTCATTGAAATTGCCGAGAAGGTTGCGGCAGAAAATGATTATATCCTAACAGAGGAATCCAAGATTGAAATTCACCACCGACTTGATCAAGAACGGGTCGATGACACCTTTGGAAATGCAAGGACTGTCCGCAATATCGTATTGGATGCTATTTTCAAAAAAGGAGCAGACAATCAAGCTGCAGATGAGGGCGTTTTAGACTATATGCTGCTCAATAAAGAGGATTTTCTTACAGAAATCGAGAATATTAGTGAATCACCCCAAGATAAACTGAACCGATTAGTTGGCCTCGAATCATTAAAATTAGAAATGCGAACCCTAATTTCGTTTGTAAAAATGCAACAGTTTCGAAGAAAAAAAGGGCTGCCAGCCGTACCAATACAGCTGCATGCGGTGTTTACCGGAAATCCAGGGACAGGAAAAACAACGGTTGCTAAAATCTACGCTGAGTTTTTAAAAGAATGCGGGATTCTGAAGCGAGGTCACTTAATCGTTGCCAGCAGAGCTGATTTTGTCGCTGGCTATGTTGGTCAAACAGCCGGTAAAACAAAGAAAAAGGTAAGGGAAGCGCTTGGCGGCGTTTTATTTATTGATGAGGCTTACTCACTGCTAAGTCAAACAGCCGGTGATTTCGGAAAAGAGGTCATCGATACACTTGTTGATGAAATGACAAAACATAATGAAAATCTAGTGGTGGTGCTGGCCGGTTATCCAAATGAAATGGATCAACTGCTTGAAAGCAATCCGGGGCTCCGCTCCAGGTTTAAAAAGTTCCTTCTCTTCCCGGATTATTCCTCCGAAGAATTGCTCGAAATTATGTCATCCTATGCTGAATGCTTTCAATACCAACTTACCCAAGATGCCAAGAACCTCCTCATTCAGACAATGGAAGCGGAAGTGTTTAAGGGTAATGGCCGCTTTGCGACAAATTTGGTTGATGAAATCATTCAAGCACAAGCATTTCGATTAATGGATGGAGATGAGGATGAAATTTCATTTGAAAAATCTATGCATCTTGAAGTAGAAGATGTTAAAAAAGCCATTACAAAAATGTAA
- a CDS encoding sensor histidine kinase: MKELSEIEKNNQDLLKRYELMVHQNRYLEKRVQEEAAKNKQKDELLIEQSRLAAMGGMVASIGHQWRQPLNTLSLLMNDLREALEFGEINDQYIDRFTRESMLQIKHMSRTINDFRKFYKPNREKMPFSVGDSIEEALSIFSISLKNHEIQVEFEYRGQQMAYGYPNEYSQVVLNVLTNARDAFVQRDISRRKLWIKINETEEFVTAEFIDNAGGIEPILLKRVFDPYFTTRENGTGLGLYITKLILEKMNGSVSVENTSDGARFCLSVPKITAAMKQELLSV, encoded by the coding sequence ATGAAAGAACTATCAGAAATAGAAAAGAATAATCAAGACCTGCTAAAAAGGTATGAGTTAATGGTACACCAAAATCGGTATTTGGAGAAACGGGTACAAGAAGAAGCCGCTAAAAATAAACAAAAGGATGAACTATTAATCGAACAATCTAGACTAGCTGCGATGGGAGGCATGGTTGCCAGTATAGGGCACCAATGGCGCCAGCCGCTAAATACTTTGTCTTTATTAATGAATGACCTAAGAGAGGCACTCGAATTTGGAGAAATCAACGATCAATATATTGATCGTTTCACAAGAGAAAGCATGCTCCAAATTAAACATATGTCCCGTACAATAAATGATTTTCGGAAATTCTATAAACCCAATCGGGAGAAAATGCCATTTTCCGTAGGAGATTCAATTGAAGAGGCCTTATCTATCTTTTCTATCAGTTTAAAAAACCATGAGATCCAAGTGGAATTCGAATACAGGGGGCAACAGATGGCCTACGGCTATCCGAATGAATATAGCCAAGTTGTCCTAAATGTTTTAACAAATGCCCGTGATGCCTTTGTTCAAAGAGATATAAGCCGCCGAAAACTATGGATAAAAATTAACGAAACAGAGGAATTTGTTACAGCAGAATTCATTGATAATGCCGGTGGAATCGAACCAATCCTCCTTAAGCGGGTATTTGATCCCTATTTTACCACTAGAGAAAACGGAACCGGTCTCGGCTTATATATAACAAAGCTGATTCTCGAAAAGATGAACGGCAGCGTCTCGGTTGAAAACACGAGTGATGGAGCCAGATTCTGTCTTTCGGTACCAAAGATTACCGCAGCAATGAAACAGGAACTTTTGTCAGTTTAA
- a CDS encoding CoA-binding protein, protein MTIDNPSREEIAVILKNAKRIAVVGLSNNPERTSYQVSAVMQKAGYEIIPVNPTIDEVLGVKAVASLKDIKEHVDIVNVFRRSEQLFDVAKEFDEIDADIYWAQLGLANEEAYKFLKEKGYTVIMDRCIKVEHALTRHLQ, encoded by the coding sequence TTGACTATTGATAATCCGAGTCGCGAGGAAATTGCGGTTATATTAAAAAATGCAAAAAGAATAGCTGTTGTAGGTTTAAGTAATAATCCAGAACGGACATCTTACCAGGTTTCAGCGGTGATGCAAAAAGCAGGTTATGAAATCATCCCTGTTAACCCGACGATTGACGAGGTGCTTGGAGTAAAGGCAGTGGCATCCTTAAAAGATATTAAAGAGCATGTTGACATTGTTAACGTATTCCGCCGATCCGAGCAATTGTTTGACGTAGCCAAGGAATTTGATGAAATTGATGCAGATATCTATTGGGCACAGCTTGGTCTAGCAAACGAAGAAGCATATAAATTTTTAAAAGAAAAAGGCTATACAGTAATAATGGACCGTTGTATTAAGGTTGAGCATGCATTAACAAGGCATTTGCAATAA
- the plsY gene encoding glycerol-3-phosphate 1-O-acyltransferase PlsY — translation MVQIILVLILAYLLGSIPSGLIIGKVFYKTDIRKHGSGNLGGTNTFRTLGVKAGLVVTIADILKGTLAASLPILFSIDINPLLAGMFAVVGHTYPIFAGFRGGKAVATSGGVLLFCAPYLFLTVLVAFFISLYITKYVSLSSMIAGIIAILFALISGFVREWDIPLLIVVFLMASFVIYRHRANITRIINKTEPKIKWL, via the coding sequence ATGGTTCAAATTATTTTAGTCTTAATCCTTGCTTATTTGCTCGGTTCGATTCCATCCGGTTTAATTATCGGCAAGGTTTTTTACAAAACAGATATTCGCAAACATGGAAGCGGAAATTTAGGAGGTACTAATACCTTTCGAACACTTGGTGTGAAAGCGGGCCTGGTTGTGACAATTGCCGACATCCTGAAAGGGACACTGGCAGCATCCCTGCCTATACTGTTTTCGATTGATATAAACCCACTGCTTGCTGGGATGTTCGCTGTTGTCGGACATACCTATCCGATCTTTGCCGGGTTTCGCGGCGGGAAGGCCGTGGCTACATCCGGCGGTGTTTTATTGTTCTGTGCACCCTATTTATTTTTAACAGTCTTAGTGGCTTTCTTTATCAGTTTGTACATAACAAAATACGTTTCCCTCTCATCCATGATTGCAGGAATTATCGCTATTTTGTTTGCTTTAATATCCGGCTTTGTCCGTGAATGGGACATCCCCTTGCTGATCGTTGTGTTCCTCATGGCATCGTTTGTCATTTACCGGCATCGGGCAAATATTACAAGAATCATCAACAAAACAGAGCCAAAAATCAAATGGCTATAA
- a CDS encoding glycosyl hydrolase family 18 protein, whose amino-acid sequence MARIDYQNNKKLSMNWIMGGFIGAVFLICSSIFLLLYPFASTDKKTFFQGEHPILFNGKQEGNAIIEGNTLFVPLSFLKTNIDHSIVHDQKSNSVIITTRDKVVQMPTDSLTYYVNQKEVPLQLSPVITRNGEIFIALEPILSFYPIQFKTVPDSNAVWIQRDGDKYENGRLTDKDINKEKLRLRTEASWRSPYTAEMAKGESITIEGEKGDFFLVRKVNGISGYIKKEYVHKEERVQISIKRQSSAFQMPKIDGPVQLTWEAVYSKNPDSSKIPTLEGVNVVSPTWFSLAANDGSVKNLASLEYSEWAHAKGYQVWGVFSNSFDPVLTYEAFKDFETRQAIIRQLLHFSQMYQLQGINFDIENVNQADGPLVTQFMREAAPYLHEAGLIVSMDITFSAGENNNWSSFYERPKLAEIVDYLIVMAYDEHTGSSSDAGSVASLPWVERNLKNLLTEVPNGKLILGVPLYARLWKEQTNTDGTVEVTAQALSMDKVKAWLTEKGLQPKYDEESGQNYAEYAAADENAIYKIWIEDELSLKKRADLAETYDLAGIGTWSRLFGDSTAWTALNLNSDQAVTQK is encoded by the coding sequence ATGGCACGAATTGACTATCAAAATAATAAGAAATTATCTATGAACTGGATCATGGGTGGATTCATAGGGGCGGTTTTCCTCATTTGTTCATCGATTTTTCTATTATTATACCCTTTTGCATCAACAGATAAGAAAACATTTTTTCAAGGAGAACATCCCATCCTATTCAATGGAAAGCAGGAGGGAAATGCAATCATCGAAGGAAATACCTTGTTTGTTCCACTCTCCTTTTTGAAAACGAACATTGATCATTCCATCGTTCACGATCAAAAATCAAATTCAGTTATTATTACTACAAGGGATAAAGTTGTTCAAATGCCCACCGATTCTTTAACTTATTATGTGAATCAAAAAGAGGTCCCATTACAGCTGTCACCCGTCATCACCAGGAATGGAGAAATCTTTATTGCCCTTGAGCCCATTCTTTCCTTTTATCCCATCCAATTTAAAACAGTACCTGATAGTAACGCCGTTTGGATTCAACGGGATGGGGACAAATACGAGAATGGGAGATTGACAGATAAAGATATCAACAAAGAAAAACTTAGACTGCGGACAGAGGCTTCTTGGCGCTCACCATATACAGCAGAAATGGCTAAAGGCGAATCCATAACCATCGAAGGGGAAAAAGGGGATTTTTTTCTTGTTAGGAAAGTGAATGGGATAAGCGGTTATATAAAAAAAGAATATGTTCATAAGGAAGAACGTGTACAGATTTCGATCAAAAGACAAAGTTCAGCTTTTCAAATGCCTAAGATTGATGGCCCGGTTCAATTAACCTGGGAAGCTGTTTATTCGAAAAACCCAGACTCTTCTAAAATACCCACTTTGGAGGGTGTGAATGTCGTATCCCCTACCTGGTTCTCCCTCGCTGCAAATGACGGGTCCGTTAAAAACCTCGCATCACTTGAATACAGTGAGTGGGCACATGCAAAGGGGTATCAAGTTTGGGGCGTGTTTTCAAATTCATTTGATCCTGTGCTAACCTACGAAGCATTCAAAGATTTTGAAACCCGACAGGCTATCATCCGGCAATTACTTCATTTCAGCCAGATGTATCAGCTGCAAGGAATTAATTTTGATATTGAAAATGTAAATCAAGCAGATGGCCCACTCGTTACCCAATTCATGAGGGAGGCTGCCCCGTACCTGCATGAAGCCGGTTTAATCGTTTCAATGGATATTACTTTTTCTGCCGGGGAAAACAATAATTGGTCTTCTTTTTATGAACGGCCAAAGCTTGCCGAGATTGTCGATTATTTAATCGTGATGGCGTACGATGAACATACAGGTTCTTCATCTGATGCAGGAAGCGTGGCAAGCTTGCCTTGGGTCGAGCGAAATCTTAAAAACTTGCTGACAGAGGTACCCAATGGAAAGTTGATACTTGGCGTTCCGTTATATGCCCGTTTATGGAAGGAACAAACCAATACGGATGGGACTGTTGAGGTGACGGCACAAGCTCTTTCAATGGATAAAGTGAAAGCCTGGCTCACAGAAAAAGGATTGCAGCCAAAATATGATGAAGAAAGTGGTCAAAATTATGCAGAATACGCTGCTGCAGACGAAAATGCCATCTATAAAATTTGGATAGAAGATGAATTGTCATTGAAAAAACGAGCTGATTTAGCCGAAACCTATGATTTAGCAGGAATTGGTACTTGGTCAAGATTATTTGGCGATTCCACTGCATGGACAGCGTTAAATTTAAATTCAGATCAGGCAGTCACACAAAAATAA